ATGGCAGCCACAGTCACGGCGACAACAGAGGTTGTGCTCCCATTGATGCTGTTTACACGTGGGTAAACGGAACTGATCCTGACTTCATAGAGACCATCAGACGTTATGATCCTAGCTATGACCCATCGCGTTTCGATGACAAAAACGAGTTGAAGTACTCGTTACGCTCACTGGAGCAGCATGCCAACTGGATACGACATGTGTACATTGTGACCAACGGCCAAATTCCCAGCTGGCTAGACCTTAACTATGACCGAGTTACTGTGGTGCCCCACGAAATGCTGGCTCCCGATCCCAGGCAGTTACCCACATTCTCCAGTGCGGCAATTGAGACTTTTGTGCATCGTATACCCAAGCTATCCAAGCGTTTTCTCTATCTGAATGATGACATATTCTTGGGTGCTCCTTTATACCCAGAAGATCTCTATACTGAGGCCGAGGGCGTGCGTGTCTACCAAGCGTGGATGGTGCCCGACTGTGCCCTTGACTGCCCCTGGACGTACATTGGCGACGGTGCCTGCGATCGCCACTGCAACATCGATGCTTGCCAGTTCGATGGCGGTGACTGCAACGAAAGTGGCACAGGAGATCTGCATGGTGAGCTACACGAAGCGGCTGCCACTGTGGCACCTCCAGTTCCAGCTCCAGGTCATGCAGGACTACACAAGTTCCCCAACATGGGGCTACAGAAGCTGTTCAAACGCAGCTCGAGCAACTTTAAGGAACTGATGCGTCACAAGAATGTTTCCACGTTGCTCGAACTACGCCGCATTGTGGAGCGTTTCAACAAGGACAAACTGAAGTCACTGAGTCCCGAAGTGGATGCCAGCAACccagtcagcagcagcagcattgttAGCACCACCAGTGCCACCAACTTGTTGCACAAGGAAGACTTTAAATCCTCCACAGACATTTACTCTCACTCATTGATTGCAACTAACATGCTGCTGAATCGCGTCTATGGCTTCAAGGCTCGTCATGTCCTCGCCCATGTAGGATTCCTCATAGAGCGAGACATTGTGACTGCAATGCAAGAGCGTTTCCAACAGCAGGTACTGGAGACGGCAAATCAAAAGTTTCGTGCAGCCAGCGATCTGCAATACGCCTTTGCCTATTACTCTTATCTGATGAGTGAGACACATGTGCTTGGTGTGGATGAGATATTCGATGAGTTCGACACGGATGGCTCTGGCACGTGGTCAGATCGTGAGGTGCGCACCTGCCTCACACGCATCTATCCGCCACCTTTAGACTGGTCTGCCATGCGCTTCTTCGAGGAGGTGGTGCAAAACTGTTCCATTAGTTTGGGCCTCGATGTCAATGCCAATAAGATTGTGCACTCAACGCTCGTCTACGAACGCTACGAGGACTCGAATCTGgtgagcaaataataatattcaattaaaagttgttttctaactatattttaattcatagCCAACAATTACTAGAGAACTCGTCTGTCGTTGCCCACTGCTCGCTGAAGCTCTGAGTGCCAACTTTGGAGTACGTCCCAAGTATCGCTATCACGTGAGTCCCAAGCGCACATCACACAGCAACTTCATGATGCTCACCTCGAATCTGACTGAAGTCGTTGAGGCGCTTGATCGCATGCGTCGCAATCCTAGAAAATTCAACTGCATCAACGATAATTTGGATCCAAAGCGAGGCGAAGACAATGAGCTAGTGCGTCATCTACTTGAGGATTTCTACTTGTCATTCTTTCCGCGTCGTAGCAAATTCGAGCTGCCACCGCAATATCGAAATCGCTATGTGTCATGGAGCGACTATCAACGTTGGCGACGTCGCAAACGAGCTGTGCTCGTTGTGGGCTATGGCGTTAGTCTGTTGCTCGTTGTGTTCCTGGTGTGCTTATTGTGCCAACACAAGGCCAAGATCGTGAGGCGCTGTGTGCAACGTCTCTAGTGTACTGCAATCCGTTTGGTTGTCtgatatataatttcaatgttGTGATAAGTTGTAACCTTTGAGATATTCGCCAATTCAGCGCTATGCATTGTAGCTACAAATATAAGTCGAATCTAGTTATACACAGTAGGCTATActtactctatatatatatactcatTAATGTACTTAACGTTTAAGCGCTAAATCGAGGCTAATGTtaagtgaaatatttgtaatttccCTTACCAGAGAATGAAAACGATCTGATTCCGAAGCTAAGTccaaatacattaaataaattaatggaattttataattgttgcattttgtttattctaTAGTTGCAGACAGttgtttgatttcatttaGACAAAGACAGCTTTGTCGCAGTTTATTGGTACGAAAAGTGTACGAAAATCGTATTCACATAGCAGTTgtaaatatgttatgtatataacTACTATATAATTATCCTAGACGCTAGTATCTAAGTGTGTATTTCGGCACTTAAAACGAGGAGACTCTGATACACGCACAACGTTATAAAATATCTATAAAACTGTTAACTACTCGTTTAGCTCGTGTTTTCTTtcgttcttttctttttggctaACAATATATCATGCTAGTACATTCATACATTACAGTAGTACATacactaaataaattatggtAAAGATTTTAGGACTTCTCGTGCGATGCCAATACAATGATTTCAGCTAACTAAACGGACTGATATGACATATATAGTGTACAAGTATAAATTGGTGGTCTTTAACGTAAAAATAGCTGATGCGATTGTACATAACATGTGAGTAtgtgttgtggttgtgtgtgtgtatatgtgagtatgtgtttgtgcactatgtacatatgaaaatatcaaattcaaattccaagtgcgatttaattaatatgaaaCTGAAACGGAATTGGGAACTAAGACTTCCTCCTGCTATTCAATGCGTATGCGGTTTGAAGAGCGTCTTGCTGCGGTGCATTCCTTGACCACCAAACGCATCAGCAGCACCATTGCAATAATGTCCGACACAATCAGCATATAGAAGACATTCTGCCAACTGTGGCTGGATATAACTCCAGCGAGCAGCGgtccaacagcagcaccaatGGACCCTGTGCCATCGATTATGGCAGTCACTGTGGCCAAAGCATTTGAGTTGCCCTCCAACGAGCTGTGCTGACCCAGTTCGGCGCTCACCGACGTAGTTATGAGTGCGTAGGGGCCGTTCACAAAGATGCCAACGGCAATGAGCAGCAGTACGCTAATTGTGACTGACAATGCGCCGTATTGTTGATACATTAACAGCTGCAAAAGCAATCGAgtta
This is a stretch of genomic DNA from Drosophila albomicans strain 15112-1751.03 chromosome 3, ASM965048v2, whole genome shotgun sequence. It encodes these proteins:
- the LOC117567003 gene encoding N-acetylglucosamine-1-phosphotransferase subunits alpha/beta encodes the protein MRLRRRWQRRMRRTLEKIYRLKMQSRRKLALLAVFGCLCVMIFWLAGQQMLTPTDGHGSHSHGDNRGCAPIDAVYTWVNGTDPDFIETIRRYDPSYDPSRFDDKNELKYSLRSLEQHANWIRHVYIVTNGQIPSWLDLNYDRVTVVPHEMLAPDPRQLPTFSSAAIETFVHRIPKLSKRFLYLNDDIFLGAPLYPEDLYTEAEGVRVYQAWMVPDCALDCPWTYIGDGACDRHCNIDACQFDGGDCNESGTGDLHGELHEAAATVAPPVPAPGHAGLHKFPNMGLQKLFKRSSSNFKELMRHKNVSTLLELRRIVERFNKDKLKSLSPEVDASNPVSSSSIVSTTSATNLLHKEDFKSSTDIYSHSLIATNMLLNRVYGFKARHVLAHVGFLIERDIVTAMQERFQQQVLETANQKFRAASDLQYAFAYYSYLMSETHVLGVDEIFDEFDTDGSGTWSDREVRTCLTRIYPPPLDWSAMRFFEEVVQNCSISLGLDVNANKIVHSTLVYERYEDSNLPTITRELVCRCPLLAEALSANFGVRPKYRYHVSPKRTSHSNFMMLTSNLTEVVEALDRMRRNPRKFNCINDNLDPKRGEDNELVRHLLEDFYLSFFPRRSKFELPPQYRNRYVSWSDYQRWRRRKRAVLVVGYGVSLLLVVFLVCLLCQHKAKIVRRCVQRL